TCGGACGAGTTAATTTTATTAGGCGCGCCCGGGAACATGTTAAAAATCCATGGAGGACAAGTAAGGGTTGCATGCCTTATATTTGTATACTGTTGGTCTGTTGGACCATTTACAAGGGATGCCAAAGTTTAAGAACAGAAATTTACAAAAAGCAAATGAACTGTAATTTTCAGTGGCCCCTAATCAATTGGGACATCTATTTTAAGATGAAGGGTGTTGTTCTTGGATGATGATTGACCTCTTTATGTCGGGTTCTCGGATTTCTGTCAATAAACACATGTGGAAACTATTTTGTCCATTTTTCATGTATGATTTCAGAAGTTTTTTTGATTGTAATTTAGTCCGCGGTTTCAGAATTCACACTAGTTAACCATCATTCTATCACATACTAGTCATAGTTTGATAAATATGCGACTAATTGTAAGTTAACTCTGTGATGAACAGAATGTGGGCTACAAAGGGCAGGCTGCAGTTTTGAAATTGTAGTTTCTGAGGGGTTGAGGAAGCTTCCTATTAAGGGTGCGTTCtaattcacctgattttcacatattttttcctgaacttatcttatctgaacttaacttacctgaacttattattttttgctgaaataagtggaaataagggaACAAAACAAAGCCTAAGTTTAACAAGGATGACAACTGAGAGTCCAATCAGGATGTTAGAAAGTGATGACTCCAAAAAGTGGCTGCCTACTGTTGACTCTGGATTGTTTTCTTCACCTTTGCCTAGTAGAAGTGGTAGTGCTCCACCTACAATTGAGGGTTCCATTGCTGCATTTCAAGCTTTTATGGATCAAAGGAATTCAACTCTAACTAGCTCTAACAACGAGTTTTTGGACTGTGAGTCTGAAGAACAAATGCGAACTGATCCAGCATACATTGCTTACTACTACGCTAATGTTAACCTTAATCCAAGGCTTCCTCCTCCTTTAATCTCACGAGGGAGTCGTCATTTGGTGCAATTTATGGGAGGTTTTGGCAGTAAAAAAACTGAAGGTTTGTTGGCTACTCATAAGGAGGAACCTGAAGAATCCGTGTCACCACAACAAAGTTCTGGTGATCCGGAGGGTAGTTTTGTCCATGGTAAAAAGATGACAACATTAGCTGATCTAAAGGAGGTTTGTCACTTAAACTTGGCCATATTTGTTGAGATTCATTTGACTGATTTTGTGATGTTTTGTGTTAAAACTTTACTCTTAAGAACTTGTTAGGGTAAAGAGGCTTTGAGGAGCTTCTTTGTTTCTGATACTACCTATGTTCCACAATACATGCAACATTTCTTTTTGCACGTATTCCAACACGCTTCTTTGGACATTAATAATCTCTAAATGCGTATaaggaaaaaattataaaaagttgatatttggaatcctcgCAATGATACACGCATTTAACAAaatctcacttgactatgttttttcttacataATGGAGAAAGAAAGAttgtcaaagttgattgatGAGTAGTGCACaaatgagaaatgatgcatGTATTGTGAATTGGAGGTAGTATTAGCTAGCAGCTTTGGAGCCTGTTTTCATGCAGTGTTCATGGTTTTCCCTTATTGTTGGTGGTTTAGGGAGACTTTATTCAGGCTCCATACCCTGCATCATGATACTGGTGCTGTTTCAACAACTGATGATATTCTAAAAATGCAGGAATCACCATCTTCAGTTTCTGCTGATGTGCATAGCACCATGAATTCTTCTACCAGTCCTGTATTAACTCCTTCAAACTGCAGAAATGTTGAACCAGAGGATAATTCATCTATCCAAAGTAACATTGGGTCAGATAATTCTGTAGTAGAGTCAAGAATGAAATTACTGGATGTTTCAGGAGAATTACTGAGAGAGGATGACCAAAAGAGACGTGACTATCATCTACGCTTGATAGAGGAGAATAGGCTTCTTCCTCATCATCCTTCACAAGGCACGGCATACCAGCTTCCTGGATTCCATTCTTATACTGTTCCTCGAGGAATGTTTTCTGTTCATCAGAAGCTACTACCAGTTCATCAGTCATTCATGCATAGCACAGGACTTGTACCAGTACCAGTACCACCATTATACACATCAACAGCTGCTAATTATATGAATTCAGGAAACCTCTTTTACCCAAGTGTACCACTACCAGTCTTCCCTACTCCACAATCAGCTCATTTTGGCGGATTTCTTCAAGATAGTGCGTTTCCATTCCCAATTGATGCTTATTCCAAGGCTAGTTTCTTTAAGCAACAAATGGAAGCTTTACATGGAGGATTGAACCCATATACAAGTCAAGTTCTAAGGCCTTCTTTTGGTAGTCCTGTTCAAGGACAATCCTTTCAACAATTCCAACTGGATTCGCTTGCATCACGAAAAGACACTGTTGCAGGTTCTTCAGTAGGTGACAAGGAACTAAATCATCTTGCAAATAAACAGAACATAACAAGTGGGACCCACCTGAGATTCCCCGCCCATAGCTTAGCGGAGCCACAATTTGCAGTTCCTTCTGCATTACCAGGATCTTCTGTAACCAGGAATATTAATCAAGGCCTAGGAAATGATCTGAGTGGTTCATCACAGCATTCATCAAAAAGCACAGTTGCATATCCTGGATGGAAAGAACAAAGAGGATCTGAGAGTTCTGAAAATAATACTAATTCTAAAAGACAAGCTTTTCTTGAGTTGCTCAAATCCTTCAGCACTAGGATGCTTGAATTATCAGATATTTCAGGCCAGATTGTCGAGTTCAGGTACTTTTTTAGAACACCTTTTTGCTATGAATTTGCACATTGAGTTCTCCTTTTAAATAAATTGATGTGGTTGGATGTTTCACCTGGTGCAGCACTGATCAACATGGTAGTCGGTTTATCCAACAAAAGTTAGAGAGCTGTGGCAGTAAAGAGAAGGAATCTGTTTTCGAGGAAGTTCTTCCACAAGCTTCAAAATTAATGACTGATGTATTTGGAAATTATGTTGTTCAAAAGGTGCAAACTTCAGAACTAACCTCTATGTCTTGAAATGACAACatacatatttaattatttgtgtAGGATTTCTGAATCGTGTTTCATCTGTCGTTAATTACTCATTACAGTTCTTTGAGCATGGAACTGTTGAACAGAGGAGAAAGCTAGGGCAGAAACTTACTGGACAGGTTTTGACCTTAAGTTTGCAAATGTATGGCTGCCGTGTGATCCAAAAGGTATCATCTCATAATCTCAATTCTCAAATATGATATGTAGTGCTCATCAGTAATAAAATAATTGGATACagattgatttttattttttttgccaaTTTCTTGTTCTTGTAGTTCAGTCTCTACCATGACCGGAACTGACATCCGTTATGCATGAAACTCTGAAGCCTTTATAATCTTATATGCATGATTCACATGCAACTTCCTTTCCTTTTGGTTCAGAAGTGAAAAGTTGGTTGAAGTTATAACATACAGAAAACCAGTAGAAGCTGTAGTTTTTACTTTTTACCAACCAAATCATGGTATGTGGAATTTGGAAAATATAGTATATTAGGAGTAAATGGTAATATGTTGTGTTGTAACTTGTAAGCCAGTTGTGAAAGGTTGATTGCTTGTTTTCTACATTCACCAACTATACTAAGAAATTGTGGGTGTTACTAACTATTACTAAGTTTCTATTATCTGTCTTGTTAACCAAAAAGCTTAGCAAAAACTGTCATTTTAAATTTAGCATTACTATTTCATTCATGGCTGCAGGCACTGGAAGTAATTGAGCTTGATCAGAAAGTGGAGCTTATGAAGGAACTTGATGGGAATGTTATGAGATGTGTTCATGACCAAAATGGAAACCATGTGATACAGAAATGTATTGAATCTGTTCCAACTGAGAAACTCAAATTCATTGTTTCTTCATTTACTGGTCAAGTTGCAACACTTTCATGTCACCCTTATGGTTGTCGTGTCATTCAGGTATCTTCAATTCGAACTTTAGTTTGTATGGATGTTATCTTGAATCAGAATCACCCTTTTTCATAAGATTTTAATGAGTTTGTTTGTATAGAGAGTTCTGGAACATTGTTCAGATCTGGAGATAAGTCAGTGGATAGTTGATGAAATCCTTGATTCTACTTCTGCCCTCGCTCATGACCCGTATGGTAACTATGTTACTCAGGTATTGACAGCTTACCATTATTAACACTCTTTCCTTGTTGCTGTTTTCAttttttgtgtttataggagctTTCATGATACTCTTTGTTCTTTTCACCTCATTTCCACCTgtttcagataagataagttcaggaaaaatgagggttgaccaagtacaatttataactaaaataagctTTCATAAGTTCTAACAAGTTCAGATAAGacaagttcagaaaaaataagtgaaaatcaggtgaatagaacgcaccctatGACCATCCCCTCCCCCAAAAAGCAAGAATTCCATTTTCTCATTTCCTGTAAAATGTCCTAGGATAAGGCTTTGTCTGTTAATTCTACTCTACGGAACATCTTCATGAAAGAAGCCGCTCCTGGATGAATCATTTCCCAACTTTTTCTTGTAATTGTGTGATTCCTTGTCCACTTCAGGGTTTTATTTATGTGTACCTCAATACTTCATGCATCTTCATAATTTTACTCTTTATTTTCTGTTTTTATAAATCCTGATTGAACTTTTGACTTCTTGCAGCATGTTATGGAAATGGGAAAACCATATCAAAGAAGCCAAATCATTCACAAGTTAACTGGTCGATTTGTACAGCTGAGCCAGCATAAGTTTGCATCCAATGTTGTTGAAAAATGCATAATCTATGGCAACGATTCAGAACGAGATCTCATAATTGAGGAAATCATCACACAGTCTGACAACAATGAATCTCTATTGGTAAGTACTAAGTTGGCAGAGATTTCTATTCATGATTCAGAAACTTTATGCTCAAAGTAGAAAGTTGGTTTATTCTGTTTGCATCTTATataatctgaacttatctgaacttttttatttgaaaaaaacttatttgtgttGTTGAACTGTGTTACTTCAGATGATGATGAAAGACCAATATGCAAATTATGTAATTCAGAAGATATTCGAGATTGGCTCTGAGAAACAAAAGGACATATTGCAAAACTGTATTCGATTACATCTTCCTGCACTAAAAAAAGTGACATACGCGAAGCACATTGTGTCTCGCTATGAGCAATTAGCAGCAGGTGGAGTCTTTCTTTCTCTAGTTTCTCTCTACCTTAACTCTTAATTAAAACTTTAATTTATTACTTCAAATTCAGTTGATATTTTTCCTGCACAAATTAGAAGGTGCACTTGGTTGTATGTAACTTTACATGCAACCGGGATAAACACacatttttttgaatttaaaagcacattttaccGTTGAAAAGGGATGTGTTTTTTGTCTGTAATATGTGCTTTTAGTCGGTAAATATATGtttttaaacaataaaaatgtGATTTTTGAAAGATTATATTACAAAATGACCCGGTTGCATGCAGAGATACATTTAACCGGTGCACCTTCTACCAAATTTTTTTCCTGCATGTCGTTACCCTCGATTTTTGAATTGCAGAGGGCTCAGAACAGGGGAAAGAACAGTTTGTGAAGTTGTCTGACAACAATCCGAGCAATTCTGGATGAGCTAACTTAATTGAGACGGCAGGCTTTGATTATTTTCCCATGGTGTGAACATATATAATGCATGGGGTTGATGACTCTGATCATCAAGTAAAAACACTGATGTTTGATTACTGTGCAGATTATCTTGTAAATCCAACCTTCTTTTGCTGTTTTCTTCTTCAATCTTTACCTTAATTTACTATCCAACtgtatttattttcagttgtcTATTCCCAACTCTGTTCATCTCTAAGACTTGTTTGTCATCATAGAATAATaatatgttaaatattgttacaTATTTTGCGTTTATGAAGAAGTTTATGTGACAGGTGGGCTTGAATCTCCTACCTCACGTTTAGATCGATAATGAGGTGTTTATCACTAAGCTATAACATATTATATGTTATCGTTGCAAAAACAAATACTCCGTACTAATAAATGTAATAAAAGGAGAATTGATTAATAACATTTTTCAAATAAGAATAATATAAATGTTACTAATACAATAACCTGGGGTGACGCCCGGACCTAAACACTAATTACTCCTTAATTGTTCGCAAGTCTATGTCAGACTATTGTGATTTTTGGGTTTGACCTAGACTTAATCAAAATATGGGTCAGGCtatgataaaaataaataaataaaaaggccaTTCCATCATGTTGGATCGGTTAAAATTCAGCCAATTTTTATGCTCAAAACCCATTATTTTGAGTAAAAATTGGGCTTATTGGTCATTTTTGGGTTGACGcaattttatgactaaaattgaaTTTATGAGTCACCAAAACCCACAAAGAAAGTAAAATTGGCCACGTGGCTCAAAAAAGGGCCTAAAACCAACTATTTTTCAgcagttgatatatatatatatatataaatatatatatatatgtatatatagagGAAGGCTCATGTGAGAACACCTCCTTTATGTGAGAACACTCTCCTATGTGAGAATAAATCTTGACCTTTGGATCATTTCTAATCTAACAGCCGAAAATCAAGGGATTACTAATGGCATTTTTGTAAATTTGTTCAAGATATACCCAGCCCATATCCTTCACTTTTCACGtttatttctttctctctctaacttaTGTTTTCTCGATCTCCCTgttttctctcctctctcttttcttttgccGCCATTACTGGACCTTAATCAAGGTCAAATTCATCTACAACTTGCTTCAGAATTCAATTATATTCTCGAATACATTCATCAAATTGCTTATTCCAAGGTATTTTATCAATTTTCGTTCAATTTTGCAATTCTGCTTTGTGTATTGTGTTTGATAATTTTTCGATTTCTGACCTAGTTTTGGTTGTCGATTTTGATTTCATTATTATCGAATTGCAATTATCTAATTATTGATTACCAAATTGCTTATTCttgattttttgaatttgtgacctgcttttttattttcaattttgcgAGTTGTTTTTTATTACTGGATTGTTGATTTCATAAttgatttgttttgtttttgatattctgatttgttttctattttgatttttgatttttgatttttgatttggattttttttgttttagattTTTTATTATCGAATGGTTCATGACAATTTGTTTTCTTAATTTATGTGTTCAAATTCGTATTTAATCATGTGTGTGTTTCATGCTTTTTGATTTACCGATCAGTACTCTTTCTCTGTGAGCAATGTCATCGAAAGTTCATCATAGTTCGTCCTCATCATTGACGGAATCAAGTGAGTTTTCTTATTAATGTGTCTGATGTTTAACGTTTTGAATAATCGCTTTAAATGTTCTGCATTTTTAACCCTATGTACACATTATACATGTTCTGAATTGTTTGTTTTTTAAGTATTTCTCGATTTGTTGTGAATAATGTACAATATGCAAGTTGTAAATTGTTTGTGATTTCTGAATTATTGCTTTACATCTTATGCATAATCGTTTAAAATGTTCCGAGTAATACTCATGTTTTTTAATAGTTGCTTCTAGTGTTCTGTATAGTTTTCTCTATTTTCCCGTGACATTGTTTTTGCTGTTCTGAATTATTGCTTTACATGTTCTGCATTTTTAACCCAATGTTCTATGGAAACGTTATATAtgttctgaatttttttttgttattcttTTCTAGATTTTGTTGTGAATAATGAACGATATGCAATTTGTTCTAATTCAAATGTAGTTGCTACTACTGAAGTAATTCCTATATTAAGTCCTGGAGTAACGAGAGAATGGATTTCGTGTTGAAA
This sequence is a window from Spinacia oleracea cultivar Varoflay chromosome 1, BTI_SOV_V1, whole genome shotgun sequence. Protein-coding genes within it:
- the LOC110785588 gene encoding pumilio homolog 5, with protein sequence MTTESPIRMLESDDSKKWLPTVDSGLFSSPLPSRSGSAPPTIEGSIAAFQAFMDQRNSTLTSSNNEFLDCESEEQMRTDPAYIAYYYANVNLNPRLPPPLISRGSRHLVQFMGGFGSKKTEGLLATHKEEPEESVSPQQSSGDPEGSFVHGKKMTTLADLKEESPSSVSADVHSTMNSSTSPVLTPSNCRNVEPEDNSSIQSNIGSDNSVVESRMKLLDVSGELLREDDQKRRDYHLRLIEENRLLPHHPSQGTAYQLPGFHSYTVPRGMFSVHQKLLPVHQSFMHSTGLVPVPVPPLYTSTAANYMNSGNLFYPSVPLPVFPTPQSAHFGGFLQDSAFPFPIDAYSKASFFKQQMEALHGGLNPYTSQVLRPSFGSPVQGQSFQQFQLDSLASRKDTVAGSSVGDKELNHLANKQNITSGTHLRFPAHSLAEPQFAVPSALPGSSVTRNINQGLGNDLSGSSQHSSKSTVAYPGWKEQRGSESSENNTNSKRQAFLELLKSFSTRMLELSDISGQIVEFSTDQHGSRFIQQKLESCGSKEKESVFEEVLPQASKLMTDVFGNYVVQKFFEHGTVEQRRKLGQKLTGQVLTLSLQMYGCRVIQKALEVIELDQKVELMKELDGNVMRCVHDQNGNHVIQKCIESVPTEKLKFIVSSFTGQVATLSCHPYGCRVIQRVLEHCSDLEISQWIVDEILDSTSALAHDPYGNYVTQHVMEMGKPYQRSQIIHKLTGRFVQLSQHKFASNVVEKCIIYGNDSERDLIIEEIITQSDNNESLLMMMKDQYANYVIQKIFEIGSEKQKDILQNCIRLHLPALKKVTYAKHIVSRYEQLAAEGSEQGKEQFVKLSDNNPSNSG